One genomic window of Coffea eugenioides isolate CCC68of chromosome 1, Ceug_1.0, whole genome shotgun sequence includes the following:
- the LOC113768551 gene encoding nucleolar and coiled-body phosphoprotein 1-like, producing MVRVRGGSTSAGRSFRLRDEDIEVVEPPPVAPKKKIVTRGDKVKQTAQRKLVTPTAESSDEQMEGQNSEWNIAGGNEEPEQVTQGDETVTRSSAKRKRTAKRKSIPHSKKKQSADPSDDQQNVGNTTGSQQIPEPSTRKSPRTRTEAQNVGASATQTSNRKRSGKNPVSQPFLLKISTDSRRKLSYGRFLTPIFAHFEIPFSGKSPKDSASSVFSKAYFERKNLTFFEGHWCYKETVAESRRKNFHETPVTPRTPRDQSDFVSPFTIHPRKSASRSFASNSEVISLLEDLKQHVLLIEEGPTTGAETTLASSSQPKDKSKAPTTEESDEDSDEETEEEEDPAQYRLARRRPGSSKITI from the exons ATGGTTAGAGTCAGAGGAGGATCTACTAGTGCCGGACGATCCTTTAGGCTTAGGGATGAAGACATTGAAGTCGTGGAACCACCTCCTGTGGCACCCAAAAAGAAGATTGTGACCCGTGGTGATAAAGTGAAGCAAACTGCCCAAAGAAAACTGGTTACTCCAACTGCTGAATCATCTGATGAGCAGATGGAAGGGCAGAACTCTGAATGGAACATTGCTGGTGGAAATGAGGAACCAGAGCAGGTTACCCAGGGTGATGAAACTGTCACAAGATCCTCTGCTAAAAGAAAGAGGACTGCAAAGAGGAAGAGCATTCCCCATTCCAAGAAAAAGCAATCTGCTGATCCCTCTGATGATCAGCAGAATGTAGGAAACACTACTGGGAGTCAGCAAATTCCTGAACCCTCTACCAGGAAGTCTCCAAGGACAAGAACTGAGGCTCAAAACGTAGGGGCATCTGCCACACAAACCTCAAACAGGAAACGTTCTGGAAAGAATCCTGTGTCTCAGCCA TTTTTGCTCAAAATTAGCACTGACAGCCGTAGGAAGCTCTCTTATGGCAGATTTCTGACCCCTATCTTTGCCCATTTTGAAATTCCTTTTTCTGGAAAATCTCCCAAAGACAGTGCTTCATCAGTCTTctcaaaagcttattttgaacGAAAGAACTTAACATTTTTTGAAGGTCATTGGTGTTATAAGGAGACTGTTGCTGAGTCTAGAAggaaaaattttcatgaaaccCCTGTCACTCCTAGGACTCCTCGTGATCAGTCAGACTTTGTCTCTCCtttcaccattcatcctaggaagtCTGCTAGTAGGTCCTTCGCATCCAATTCTGAAGTCATTTCCTTGCTTGAAGACCTCAAACAGCATGTCTTGCTTATTGAAGAAg GACCAACTACTGGTGCTGAGACTACACTAGCTTCTAGTTCTCAGCCCAAGGATAAAAGCAAGGCTCCAACAACTGAGGAATCAGATGAAGAtagtgatgaagaaactgaggaagaagaggatCCTGCACAGTATCGTCTGGCAAGGAGAAGGCctggatcatctaaaatcacCATCTAG